In a single window of the Salvelinus alpinus chromosome 15, SLU_Salpinus.1, whole genome shotgun sequence genome:
- the LOC139539943 gene encoding alpha-protein kinase 3-like isoform X1 gives MTSRRPMTRSYSGNGRSGGSYNEEEVSSSNGRLESSNYLSNVRPENSYSRYSQSRSSRSTLFGVMAQLTEDTQPVFETTVKSKAVSENCNVKLTCVVTGNPAPELTWYRDDMELDRYCGLPKYKIVCNGKTHILHIYNCTVDDAAIYQASARNSKGIVSCSGVLEVGTMSEYKIHQRFFAKLKQKAENKKRELEESRKRGKENVQKEPREQQPLRSSPIPSQRKRRASSVPSYPPDGEEITVSQGAEAVEQLAPAVEEPNGVSAKVSEPAPVKPTENGGKIPNRETREAKKKIKISNGVDSGVVSSSHTGPGSNHTGPGTGENSYDGGISLSQFLADTLHSQTAEEKIPAQVEETLAAETMDTTAADPETDVREEKGREREDREGTDRERILGEQEREKMRGGELSIEREKERAREAEQLHRTTAHSNTASEVKMEAKTHAHKEGDHHDHHHMQETLSNVLHSVKYFFFGKSKKDHASHDHHVKGQESERGHPLAPTQPYPSLPHPHPQEQDGVDKNPTEETVPMEVDGPQKAPITLLPHEQPDSLERLNPDEHKCGITISHPEEPPSASKRAPESVPHSLEHVEQRAMDVCLEVISNTTETVPMSGPPALSEAAEDQTQADSVPHMVVSAPHEINIQVFSSGTDQVTRLNDKTEDLHKQGISDSTRNPDPSSGAGPHMSNLTSMDDSGSAPNNNVPPTVSQCLIESEKEKEMHVDEKGIESVYKNQGEKGDVKAENQPCPFLNVSEGIFYIKTPAVEERIETCHFKTQEQQTLTLDDKVNTHDSKSQDKYIDTLQENVETISSKAHIECIPVLEESKEKIHNKEEEIHFNRLEESSPTLLQKSLKNRDLKITDEYPPVAVESIEDHDLNTKRKSTLALEKSVESALKVECTPALEKSLVDCPFGNQNVRLQRNEVRTLTMERRVEMEEIVTEIKVEMLGESKSHLETQPVRGSAIVPAEQPVAASVTSRKANATHLGGYSGNVKEIRIVDSALKIPEIKIIVTEQQAKEEPMIIPNIEITDPEVKEPTQPLIPITPNEPTSESAIFQKDDANEVLDIMITEKSAAVTPVIIDVTPTQESKQNNIIIEPMEKVQEVTPVEEAKTPTAEQPTNSECLTKMDTKLIPKGNVSYSDDSELDHEHPQVKPLVLDTGTPEEVPKVPLFVVPPISVICEDSPFESEELLKNESKESESLAAMLRGVKSDLENSSTPESDKPHNIPQKQTIETKERSVIDNIPSVSYKPVMPTEETTIQKAEDISITETDKVKPLKESRIESYIIGDEPRERTPIERLAVKPPTPPRSPSTLRRFMSRTPPAITVDDPANSEKAGLEQSGGDTPTSSLSCESSPKLKRRDSLTLIRSATPEELASGARRKIFIPREGEGVVVALGVGGSPLDTQVKEAAPYLSPSQARRAAFLQAPAGSQTPPLERRSPLLSRRKATLEVPKVVEINTEEPKSPKTEVKPPEKEKLNPFKAPQVIRKIRGEPFPDASGHLKLWCQFFNVLSDSSIKWYRDEEEIVEVKRSGGDESQVALAIVQTSSQDCGVYGCTIKNEFGTDSTDFLLSVDLLSEYFLREDLEVGEEIEMTPMLFTKGLADPGYWGEKFFGRIMTQEAHLGEGCAHKACRVKVIYGLDPVFESGTNCIIKVQNPIAYGTNEDSNLAERNMEMTKQECKIQNTVREYCKIFAAEARVIENFGFSLEVSPLYLMYRPANSVPYATVEADLKDIFLKYCMMDAKGRLITRATSEVEMKCCSFQHWIHQWTNGNLLVTGLEGVGPKITKVRIVTKLKGYQGLTEDGSPKVFEQFLTQHQCNYYCGLLSLRTLKPMDTLQQPPKIKVSRSPLLGRKLGSSSPQLNRKLRSSSPQLQRKGLNSPLTTRKPTSSPKVPRKTGETENKSTAKPNADDRLKVVV, from the exons ATGACTTCCAGAAGACCAATGACCCGTTCTTACTCTGGTAACGGGAGGTCCGGCGGAAGCTACAATGAGGAGGAGGTCAGCTCTTCGAATGGCCGCTTGGAGAGCAGCAACTACCTCTCCAATGTCAGGCCTGAAAACAG CTACTCAAGGTATTCTCAATCCAGGTCATCGAG gAGTACATTGTTCGGTGTGATGGCTCAGCTGACTGAGGACACCCAGCCTGTATTTGAGACCACCGTTAAATCCAAGGCTGTGTCAGAGAACTGTAATGTGAAGTTGACATGTGTGGTTACAG GTAACCCAGCCCCAGAACTGACGTGGTACCGAGATGACATGGAGTTGGACCGATACTGCGGTCTTCCAAAATATAAAATTGTCTGCAATGGAAAAACTCACATACTCCACATTTACAA CTGCACAGTGGATGATGCAGCCATCTATCAGGCTTCAGCCAGGAACAGCAAAGGCATTGTCTCCTGTTCTGGGGTTCTGGAGGTAGGCACCATGAGCGAGTACAAGATCCACCAGAGGTTCTTTGCCAAGCTGAAACAGAAGGCAGAGAACAAGAAGAGGGAGTTGGAGGAGAGCAGGAAAAGGGGCAAGGAGAACGTCCAGAAAGAGCCTCGGGAACAGCAGCCTCTCCGAAGCAGCCCGATCCCCTCTCAGAGGAAGCGCCGGGCCTCAAGCGTCCCCTCCTATCCACCAGATGGGGAGGAGATCACAGTCAGCCAGGGGGCAGAGGCTGTGGAGCAGCTAGCACCTGCTGTTGAAGAACCTAATGGGGTCAGTGCTAAAGTCAGTGAACCGGCTCCAGTAAAACCTACAGAGAATGGGGGCAAAATTCCCAACAGAGAAACCAGAGAAGCCAAAAAGAAAATAAAGATCTCAAATGGTGTAGATTCTGGTGTTGTCAGCAGTAGTCATACAGGACCGGGCAGTAATCATACAGGACCGGGCACCGGAGAAAATTCATATGATGGAGGGATAAGTTTGTCTCAATTTCTGGCAGATACCCTTCATTCACAGACTGCTGAAGAAAAGATCCCTGCACAAGTGGAGGAAACATTGGCAGCGGAGACAATGGATACTACTGCTGCTGATCCTGAAACAGAtgtgagagaggagaaggggagagagagggaggacagagaggggacggacagagagaggatTCTTGGAGAACAGGAAAGAGAAAAAATGAGAGGGGGAGAACTGTcaattgagagagaaaaagaaagagcaagagaggcaGAACAGTTGCATAGGACAACAGCACATAGCAACACAGCCTCAGAAGTCAAAATGGAGGCTAAGACGCATGCCCACAAGGAGGGAGATCATCACGATCACCACCACATGCAGGAAACTCTTTCCAATGTGCTCCACTCAGTCAAATACTTTTTCTTTGGTAAGAGCAAGAAGGATCATGCTTCTCATGATCATCATGTGAAAGgtcaggagagcgagagaggtcaTCCATTAGCCCCAACACAGCCATACCCTAGTCTTCCCCATCCACATCCACAAGAGCAAGATGGTGTTGATAAAAACCCCACAGAGGAGACAGTACCCATGGAGGTAGATGGGCCACAGAAAGCCCCGATAACTCTGTTACCACATGAGCAGCCAGATTCATTGGAGCGGTTGAACCCAGATGAACACAAGTGTGGAATTACTATTTCACACCCAGAAGAACCCCCTTCAGCTTCCAAAAGAGCACCAGAGAGTGTGCCTCATTCACTGGAGCATGTTGAGCAGAGGGCCATGGATGTATGTCTGGAGGTGATCAGCAACACTACAGAGACAGTGCCCATGTCTGGCCCTCCAGCCCTCAGTGAG GCTGCTGAGGATCAGACCCAGGCAGACTCAGTCCCCCACATGGTTGTCTCAGCCCCACATGAGATAAACATCCAAGTGTTTTCATCCGGGACTGATCAGGTGACAAGACTAAATGATAAAACTGAAGATTTACACAAACAGGGTATATCTGACTCTACACGGAACCCAGACCCCAGCAGTGGAGCAGGTCCCCACATGTCAAACCTAACTAGTATGGATGACAGTGGGAGTGCTCCTAACAATAATGTCCCACCCACAGTCAGCCAGTGCCTCATCGAAAGTGAAAAAGAGAAGGAAATGCATGTGGATGAGAAGGGCATTGAAAGTGTCTATAAGAATCAAGGAGAGAAAGGTGATGTCAAAGCAGAGAATCAACCATGTCCCTTTTTAAATGTGAGTGAAGGGATATTTTATATCAAAAcacctgctgtagaagagagaaTTGAAACATGCCATTTTAAAACACAAGAGCAGCAGACTCTTACTTTGGATGATAAAGTTAATACACACGATTCTAAATCCCAAGACAAGTATATTGATACTTTGCAAGAGAATGTAGAGACAATTTCTTCAAAAGCACACATAGAATGCATCCCGGTTTTAGAGGAGAGTAAAGAGAAAATACATAACAAGGAGGAGGAGATACATTTCAATAGATTGGAGGAATCTTCTCCCACTTTGCTGCAAAAGAGTTTAAAGAATAGAGATCTAAAAATAACAGATGAATACCCTCCTGTGGCAGTGGAGAGCATAGAGGACCATGATCTCAACACAAAAAGGAAATCTACCTTAGCTTTAGAGAAAAGCGTTGAAAGTGCCTTAAAAGTGGAATGTACTCCTGCTTTGGAGAAAAGTTTAGTGGACTGTCCATTTGGCAACCAGAATGTGAGATTACAGAGAAATGAGGTGCGAACCCTCACTATGGAGAGACGGGTTGAAATGGAAGAAATTGTGACTGAGATAAAGGTAGAAATGCTGGGTGAATCTAAGAGCCACTTAGAGACACAGCCTGTGAGAGGCTCTGCCATTGTGCCCGCTGAGCAACCAGTGGCAGCATCAGTTACCAGTCGAAAGGCTAATGCCACTCATCTGGGTGGATATTCTGGAAATGTAAAAGAGATTAGAATTGTAGATTCTGCTCTTAAAATCCCAGAAATCAAAATTATTGTGACAGAACAACAGGCAAAAGAAGAGCCAATGATTATACCAAATATAGAGATTACGGACCCAGAAGTCAAAGAGCCTACACAGCCATTAATACCTATTACACCCAATGAACCTACATCAGAGTCAGCCATTTTCCAAAAGGATGATGCAAACGAAGTTTTAGACATAATGATCACAGAAAAAAGTGCAGCTGTTACCCCAGTGATAATTGATGTGACACCCACTCAAGAAAGTAAGCAGAATAATATTATCATCGAACCAATGGAGAAAGTGCAGGAAGTTACACCAGTTGAAGAGGCAAAAACGCCTACGGCAGAGCAACCAACTAATAGTGAGTGCCTCACAAAGATGGATACTAAGTTAATTCCTAAAGGAAATGTTTCATATTCTGATGATAGTGAACTAGACCATGAGCATCCACAAGTTAAGCCCCTCGTCTTAGATACAGGAACACCAGAGGAAGTACCCAAAGTGCCTCTGTTTGTGGTCCCTCCTATTTCTGTAATCTGTGAGGATAGCCCTTTCGAAAGCGAAGAGCTTCTTAAAAATGAGAGTAAAGAATCAGAATCCTTGGCGGCTATGCTCAGGGGGGTCAAGAGTGATTTAGAAAATTCTTCTACCCCTGAGTCTGACAAACCCCATAATATTCCACAaaaacagactatagaaacaAAGGAACGTAGCGTGATAGACAACATCCCCTCTGTGTCATATAAACCCGTAATGCCAACAGAAGAAACAACAATCCAAAAAGCTGAGGACATCAGTATTACTGAAACTGATAAGGTAAAACCACTCAAAGAGTCAAGGATAGAGTCTTACATCATTGGTGATGAACCAAGAGAAAGAACCCCTATTGAGAGGCTTGCTGTCAAACCCCCAACACCCCCCAGGAGTCCCAGTACTCTTCGCAGGTTTATGTCCAGGACTCCCCCTGCCATTACTGTGGATGACCCTGCTAACAGTGAGAAGGCAGGATTGGAGCAGAGTGGTGGAGACACCCCAACGTCCTCCCTGTCTTGTGAGAGCAGCCCCAAGCTGAAAAGAAGGGACAGTCTGACCCTCATCCGCTCTGCCACGCCTGAGGAGCTGGCGTCTGGAGCTCGCCGCAAGATCTTCATCcccagggagggagaaggggtagTGGTGGCGCTGGGTGTGGGTGGTAGCCCACTGGACACCCAGGTCAAGGAGGCGGCTCCATACTTGTCGCCCAGTCAGGCTCGCAGGGCAGCGTTCCTGCAGGCCCCAGCAGGCTCACAGACCCCACCGCTGGAGAGACGCTCCCCTCTGCTGAGCCGTAGGAAGGCAACTCTGGAGGTGCCTAAAGTTGTGGAGATCAACACAGAGGAGCCAAAGAGCCCAAAGACTGAGGTCAAACCTCCTGAGAAGGAGAAGCTGAACCCCTTCAAAG CTCCTCAGGTTATCCGTAAAATCAGGGGAGAGCCCTTCCCAGATGCCTCAGGACACTTGAAACTCTGGTGCCAGTTCTTCAACGTGCTCAGTGACTCCTCCATCAAGTGGTACAGGGACGAGGAAGAGATAGTTGAGGTGAAAAGAAG TGGAGGAGATGAGAGCCAAGTAGCACTGGCCATCGTCCAGACATCCAGTCAAGATTGTGGGGTGTACGGCTGCACAATCAAGAACGAATTTGGGACTGATTCAACTGACTTCCTTCTCAGCGTAGACT TACTTTCAGAGTACTTCCTGCGTGAGGATTTAGAAG TTGGAGAAGAGATAGAAATGACTCCAATGCTATTCACCAAAGGCCTAGCAGACCCGGGATACTGGGGGGAGAAGTTCTTTGGGCGCATCATGACACAAGAGGCCCACCTGGGAGAGGGCTGTGCACACAAGGCCTGCAGGGTGAAGGTCATCTATGGCCTGGACCCTGTGTTTGAATCCGGAACCAACTGCATCATCAAAGTACAAAACCCCATCGCCTATGGGACCAATGAGGACAGCAACCTTGCAGAGAGAAACATGGAAATGACTAAGCAG gagtgCAAAATCCAAAACACAGTTCGGGAGTATTGCAAAATCTTTGCTGCTGAGGCGAGGGTGATTGAAAACTTTGGCTTTTCACTGGA AGTGAGCCCTCTTTATCTGATGTACCGCCCTGCCAACTCGGTCCCATATGCCACTGTGGAGGCTGACCTGAAGGACATCTTCCTCAAGTACTGTATGATGGATGCCAAAGGCAGGCTGATCACCAGAGCCACCTCAGAGGTGGAAATGAAATGCTGCTCCTTCCAGCATTGGATCCACCAATGGACAAACGGCAACTTACTGGTCACTGGGCTGGAGG GTGTTGGACCAAAGATCACTAAAGTTAGAATCGTCACAAAATTGAAGGG GTATCAAGGCCTTACAGAGGATGGTTCTCCTAAGGTGTTTGAGCAGTTCCTGACCCAGCATCAGTGTAACTACTACTGTGGGCTTCTCAGCCTGAGAACCCTGAAGCCCATGGACACCCTGCAGCAGCCCCCTAAAATCAAAGTCTCCCGAAGCCCCCTGCTCGGCAGGAAGTTGGGCTCGTCCAGCCCTCAGCTCAACAGGAAGTTGCGCTCATCCAGCCCCCAGCTACAGAGAAAAGGACTGAACAGCCCCTTGACAACCAGAAAGCCAACCTCCAGCCCAAAGGTGCCAAGAAAGACTGGGGAGACAGAAAACAAGTCCACAGCCAAACCCAATGCCGATGACAGACTCAAAGTTGTGGTATGA